Proteins encoded by one window of Ostrinia nubilalis chromosome 23, ilOstNubi1.1, whole genome shotgun sequence:
- the LOC135083424 gene encoding calcium-binding protein P-like isoform X2, with the protein MKATVFVCSLLISLSVVIAQAEVEENPDVEQSPDVEQNPESKPEQNNAPPSSPPSSPIAPPPYPYQLMQQYTQYLQYLQYMQYVSQYQSASQYPYQYPAVPSQYPGSQYPPRPSQYPPRPSQYPPIASPYQYPPKGYPSVYPSQYPPQYPQYPPQRTYATTGGVGK; encoded by the exons ATGAAAGCA ACAGTATTTGTATGCTCACTTCTGATCTCTCTATCAGTTGTGATAGCACAAG CTGAAGTGGAAGAAAACCCTGACGTGGAACAGAGCCCTGACGTGGAACAGAATCCTGAATCTAAACCTGAACAGAATAATGCACCACCAAGCAGCCCTCCAAGTTCCCCAATTGCACCGCCACCGTACCCGTACCAACTAATGCAGCAGTACACTCAATACTTGCAGTATCTTCAGTACATGCAGTACGTATCGCAGTATCAATCGGCTTCGCAATATCCTTATCAGTACCCGGCCGTGCCGTCTCAGTATCCAGGGTCCCAGTATCCACCAAGACCGTCGCAATATCCACCAAGGCCTTCCCAGTACCCACCTATTGCGTCCCCGTACCAATATCCACCAAAGGGTTATCCATCAGTTTATCCCTCTCAATACCCTCCACAGTATCCACAATACCCACCACAGAGGACATATGCAACGACCGGTGGTGTCGGTAAATAA
- the LOC135083424 gene encoding uncharacterized protein LOC135083424 isoform X1, translating to MKATVFVCSLLISLSVVIAQDPEVEQVTEVEEVPEVEENPDVEQSPDVEQNPESKPEQNNAPPSSPPSSPIAPPPYPYQLMQQYTQYLQYLQYMQYVSQYQSASQYPYQYPAVPSQYPGSQYPPRPSQYPPRPSQYPPIASPYQYPPKGYPSVYPSQYPPQYPQYPPQRTYATTGGVGK from the exons ATGAAAGCA ACAGTATTTGTATGCTCACTTCTGATCTCTCTATCAGTTGTGATAGCACAAGATCCTGAAGTCGAACAGGTAACTGAAGTGGAAGAGGTCCCTGAAGTGGAAGAAAACCCTGACGTGGAACAGAGCCCTGACGTGGAACAGAATCCTGAATCTAAACCTGAACAGAATAATGCACCACCAAGCAGCCCTCCAAGTTCCCCAATTGCACCGCCACCGTACCCGTACCAACTAATGCAGCAGTACACTCAATACTTGCAGTATCTTCAGTACATGCAGTACGTATCGCAGTATCAATCGGCTTCGCAATATCCTTATCAGTACCCGGCCGTGCCGTCTCAGTATCCAGGGTCCCAGTATCCACCAAGACCGTCGCAATATCCACCAAGGCCTTCCCAGTACCCACCTATTGCGTCCCCGTACCAATATCCACCAAAGGGTTATCCATCAGTTTATCCCTCTCAATACCCTCCACAGTATCCACAATACCCACCACAGAGGACATATGCAACGACCGGTGGTGTCGGTAAATAA